A window of Gudongella oleilytica genomic DNA:
GTCGTTGCGCTTGTATCGTGCCGGAAGGTGTATTATCAGGACCATCAAACGCTCATAAACAAATACGGAAAGAATTAGTAGAGAAGCATAAGCTTCAGGCGGTTATTTCAATGCCATCAGGAGTATTCAAGCCTTATTCCGGTGTCTCAACAGCGGTTCTGGTCTTTACTAAAACGGGCACAGGCGGTACTGATAACATCTGGTTTTATGACATGCGATCTGATGGTCGTTCCCTTGATGACAAGCGAACGGAATCTGGCACTGATGGTGATGTCGATGACATTGTTGCTCGTTATAAAAATCTTACGGTTGATCCTGCCCAAGAAGCAGAACGAACACGCAAAGATCAATCTTTTCTTGTGCCAGCGCAAGAAGTAATCGACAAAAACTGGGATTTACGCTTTAAAACATACAAAGAAAACAATGGAGAACAACTTGAGTTTGATCATCCATCTGTCAGTATTGCCCGCTTCCGAGAACTTGAGGAAGAAATTCTCGTGGGTATTAGCGAATTGGAGGCAATGTTTGAAGATGAATAAGACATTCTCTGAATTATTTATATTTCAGCCAAAATCAAAAATAAAAGCAGGCGAGGGCAACGAGCAAGGTACTGTTCCTTTTTATACATGCAGTCCTATTCAAGATAAGTTTGTAGAAACGGCTTTATATAACGGCGAAGCGTTAATACTCGGAACAGGTGGAAATCCAACTCTTCATTACGCTCACGGGCAATTTTCAACATCTACAGACTGTCTTGTCGCATATCCAAACGATGGAATTAATGCTCAATATGCATATTATTATCTTTTGTCGGATGCGGAAATTCTTGAAAAGGGATTTAAAGGCTCTGGGTTAAAGCATATCTCAAAGACCTATATCAAAGACATAGAAATACCTATTGAAAATGAATCAGTGCAAGATAAAATTGTTGCTGCCCTGAACAAAGAGCAATTTCTCATCAATAGGCGGCAACTTCAAATTGAAACGCTTAGTAAAGCTGAAACTGATACTTTTGCAAGTATGTTTGGAGATCCTTTAACCAACCCCAAAGGCTGGCCGACTTGTTCATTGTCTGAAATAAGCAAACTCGAACGTGGTAGGTTTTCACCCCGGCCTAGAAACGATCCGAAATATTACAATGGTTCATACCCTTTTGTACAAACCGGCGATATTAATGGATGCGATCATCGTTTATCAACTTATACGCAAACATTAAATGATTTAGGAATACGCGTAAGTAAGGAGTTCCCGGCAGGTACAATTATGATTGCGTTGGTTGGTGCAACAGTTGGCGCTACTGCTATTCTTCAGAGAAATGTATATGCACCGGATAGTGCAATTGGTATAACTGTTGATCCGGAAAAATGTACGAATGTTTTTCTGGAGATGCAGCTGAGATATTGGAGACAATGGCTCTTGGATTATGCGCCTGATGCCGCGAGGGCAAATATCAATCTGGAAATTCTATCACCCTTGCAAGTTATAGTTCCACCACTCCCATTGCAACTTGAATTTGAAAACAAGATGAACTTTCTTGAGGAACAAAAGCTACGTCTCCGAGCTAGTCTTGAGATATTAGAGACGACGTATAAATCCACCTTGCAGAAAGCCTTTAATGGCGAACTATTCCAATGAGTGAAAGGAGGGATATTGGATGGCAAACTTTGATTTTTTATTAAGCAACCGAGAGTTTCAGGCTTTTTCTTCCGCTTGTATAGAAGCAGAGAGTTCTATTGCTGCTAGCCCTGCCTTGTGTGCGCTTGGGACTAGAAAAAGTGCGGAACTCGCTGTAAAGTGGCTCTATTCAGTAGATAAGAGTTTAAAGATGCCTTTTAAGGACAATTTGTCTGCACTTATCTACAACCCCTCATTTGCGGACTCGGTTGATGATGAAATAATGGGCAAACTCAAGTTCATCATTAAGCTTGGCAACTTTGCAGCACATACAGGAAAAAATATCAGTCGTCATGAGGCTACCTTATCGCTTGGGTGCCTTTTTGACGTTGTGCTATTTATCGACTACTGTTATGGCTCGGCATATGAAGATAGAAAATTTGATGAATCCCTTCTTCCATCGGAGCTGGCTGAATCTATATCAAAGGATGAATTTAACAATCTTAAAGCTGAATTAGATGCTAAGGATGAAGAACGTCAGAAATTGCTCGATGACCTAAAAAAAATGCAATCCGAGATGGAATCCCTCCGAGCAAGCAATACCGCTTCAAGGGCATATTCCGCAGGAACGAAGAGTGAAGCGGATACCCGTAAAAGCTACATCGACGTTGACCTAAAGGCGATGGGCTGGAAGTTCCGAGTTGACTGCTTTGAAGAGGTACCAGTTTTCGGTATGCCTAACGATTCTGGAGATGGCTATATTGATTACGTCTTAAATGGTGATAATGGTCTGCCCTTAGCAGTTGTAGAAGCTAAAAGAACTACGGTCGACCCGAAAGTTGGTCGACATCAGGCGAAACTTTATGCCGATTGTCTTGAAAATCAATATGGACAACGTCCCTTTATTTTTTACACAAATGGTTACGATACTTGGTTTTGGGATGATACAAATTACCCAGAGCGCAAGGTCTATTCAGTATTTTCAAAAGAAGATTTGCAGCGAATCATGAACCGTCGCGAGCAGCGAATTCCTTTTGACAACATCCAAATCAACCCTGAAATTACGGATCGTCACTATCAGAAGACTGCCATACAACGAATTTGCGGAGAATTTTCACAGAGCCGCCGCAAGTCTCTTTTAGTTATGGCAACCGGAACTGGTAAAACTAGAACGGCTGTGTCTCTCGTCGATGTATTGACATCACATGCATGGGCGACAAATATTCTATTTCTGGCTGATAGAGTTGAACTGGTCAAGCAGGCAAAGTCAGCGTTTACAAAGCACATGCCGAACTTATCATCCTGTAACCTTTGCAAACGTGGAGACGACAAACCTGCTGATAGAGCAATTTTCTCTACGTATCCAACTATAATGAATGCAATCAATGAGGAAAAAACTGAGGACGGGAAAAAGCTGTTTACTCCAGCGCACTTCGACCTTATCATCATTGACGAAGCGCATCGAAGTATTTTCAAGAAGTACAGAGCCATTTTTGATTATTTTGATGCTCTTCTGGTGGGGCTGACCGCTACACCAAAAGATGATGTTGGACACAATACTTATGAGTTTTTCGGTCTAGAAAATAATATGCCCACTTATGCCTATGAGTATGGTACAGCAGTGTCCGAGGGGTATCTTACAGATTACCATTGCATCGAAAAACTATTTCGTATACCTACAGAAGGCATCCATTATGATGAACTTTCAGATGAGCAACAGACAATGTTTGAAGAGGCTTTTGATGAGAATGAAGAAATCCCTGACTTCATAAGCGGAGAAGCCATAAACTCTCAGTACTATAACATTCACACTAATCAAGCAATAATTCAAGACCTGATGACTAAAGGGTTAAAAGTTGAAGGCGGCGACAAATTAGGCAAAACCATTATCTTTGCTAAGAACCATTCACATGCAGAATTCATAAAGAATCAATTTGATGCTCTCTACCCACAGTATCATGGCGATTTTGCACGTGTTATTGATAATTACGAGAAGTATTCTGAGGATTTATTAACCGCCTTTAAGCAAAAAGATAAATATCCGCAAATTGCCATATCTGTTGATATGCTGGATACAGGTATCGACGTACCTGAAATCCTCAACCTTGTCTTTTTCAAACGAGTGCTTTCCAAAACTAAGTTTTGGCAGATGTTTGGACGTGGCACGAGGCTTTGTGAGAATATTTTCGGCCCGGGCGAAGATAAAAAGCAGTTCTATATCTTTGATTACCTTGGTAACTTTGAGTTCTTCCGTCAAGATCCAAAGGGAAAAGAATCGGATGAAACTATCTCTTTGGCTGAATATACTTTCAAACTGAAAGTGATGCTGATTCGCGAACTCCAGGAAATGAAATTCCAAGAATCTGAGCTCATCAATTTCCGACAAAGCCTTGTCCAGGATATTTCAACCAGCATTTCTTCGTTAAACAAAGAACAGTTCCAGGTTAAACAAAACCTGCAGCTGGTGGAAAAGTATGCCGACTCAGACGCATTCCAGTGCATTGGTGCAATTGAAGCCGGTAATATCATATCCCACTTAGCGGGACTAGTTCCAGCTCTTGATGATGATGAGTCTGCACGTCGGCTAGATGCACTAATGTACAAATTATCTATTGCTCATGTAACTGGAGATGATAACACTCAGCGTTCTATCATTAATCGAGTTAAAACAATTGCTCGTACCTTAGAGCCAAAGGCAACAATCCCTCAGGTACTGGAGCGCCGTGAAATAATAAGCCAAGTGCAGCAGGATTGCTTTTGGGCATCAGCAACACTTCTTGACATTGAAGAAATACGTCAGCAATTACGTGATCTGATGCAATACCTGAAGAAAGAAATGCGCGCTAAAGTCATCAATGTAACTGATAGCGTCTTGCTTGAAAAAGAAGGAGAGCGCTTTGCTGATGACCCTGCCATGGAAGGTTATTATCAAAGAGCTGAACGGTACGTTAAGGATAATGAAAATAAACCTGCCATTCACAAATTAAAGAACAACGAAACGCTGAATGATGCAGATTGGGACGAGCTTGAGCAAATATTCTGGCATGAGGTAGGGACGGAGAAAGAGTATGAAGCAGCAGCTAACGGCGTTTCATTAGGTCGGTTTATTCGCGGAATCACCGGACTGTCACAGGAGGCAGCTTTGGCAGCTTTCTCTGGTTTCCTAGATGGTCAATTATTCACCGAACCGCAAATTACATTTGTCTACTATATCGTAGACTGGATTACTCGCTGGGGCACGCTGACTCCGGAAGATATGAAAGATGATGAATTTGCCGGCGGAGCAGACATTTTCGAAATATTCAGTGACAACCTTGATGCCTTCCGACGTATTAGGTCAACAATTGAAAGTATAAATTCGAACGCTATACGGACGGCGGCATAGACAATATAAGCAAGGGTGGTAAGCCATGATTAATTACAATGTATATTGCGACGAAAGTTGTCATTTAGAACATGATGGAATAAATATCATGGTTCTCGGAGCTGTTTGGTGTCCTCACGACTGCGTAAAAGAAATCAATGAACGCATACGCAAAATAAAAGTCAGAAATGGCATATCTGAAACA
This region includes:
- a CDS encoding restriction endonuclease subunit S, which produces MNKTFSELFIFQPKSKIKAGEGNEQGTVPFYTCSPIQDKFVETALYNGEALILGTGGNPTLHYAHGQFSTSTDCLVAYPNDGINAQYAYYYLLSDAEILEKGFKGSGLKHISKTYIKDIEIPIENESVQDKIVAALNKEQFLINRRQLQIETLSKAETDTFASMFGDPLTNPKGWPTCSLSEISKLERGRFSPRPRNDPKYYNGSYPFVQTGDINGCDHRLSTYTQTLNDLGIRVSKEFPAGTIMIALVGATVGATAILQRNVYAPDSAIGITVDPEKCTNVFLEMQLRYWRQWLLDYAPDAARANINLEILSPLQVIVPPLPLQLEFENKMNFLEEQKLRLRASLEILETTYKSTLQKAFNGELFQ
- a CDS encoding DEAD/DEAH box helicase family protein, encoding MANFDFLLSNREFQAFSSACIEAESSIAASPALCALGTRKSAELAVKWLYSVDKSLKMPFKDNLSALIYNPSFADSVDDEIMGKLKFIIKLGNFAAHTGKNISRHEATLSLGCLFDVVLFIDYCYGSAYEDRKFDESLLPSELAESISKDEFNNLKAELDAKDEERQKLLDDLKKMQSEMESLRASNTASRAYSAGTKSEADTRKSYIDVDLKAMGWKFRVDCFEEVPVFGMPNDSGDGYIDYVLNGDNGLPLAVVEAKRTTVDPKVGRHQAKLYADCLENQYGQRPFIFYTNGYDTWFWDDTNYPERKVYSVFSKEDLQRIMNRREQRIPFDNIQINPEITDRHYQKTAIQRICGEFSQSRRKSLLVMATGTGKTRTAVSLVDVLTSHAWATNILFLADRVELVKQAKSAFTKHMPNLSSCNLCKRGDDKPADRAIFSTYPTIMNAINEEKTEDGKKLFTPAHFDLIIIDEAHRSIFKKYRAIFDYFDALLVGLTATPKDDVGHNTYEFFGLENNMPTYAYEYGTAVSEGYLTDYHCIEKLFRIPTEGIHYDELSDEQQTMFEEAFDENEEIPDFISGEAINSQYYNIHTNQAIIQDLMTKGLKVEGGDKLGKTIIFAKNHSHAEFIKNQFDALYPQYHGDFARVIDNYEKYSEDLLTAFKQKDKYPQIAISVDMLDTGIDVPEILNLVFFKRVLSKTKFWQMFGRGTRLCENIFGPGEDKKQFYIFDYLGNFEFFRQDPKGKESDETISLAEYTFKLKVMLIRELQEMKFQESELINFRQSLVQDISTSISSLNKEQFQVKQNLQLVEKYADSDAFQCIGAIEAGNIISHLAGLVPALDDDESARRLDALMYKLSIAHVTGDDNTQRSIINRVKTIARTLEPKATIPQVLERREIISQVQQDCFWASATLLDIEEIRQQLRDLMQYLKKEMRAKVINVTDSVLLEKEGERFADDPAMEGYYQRAERYVKDNENKPAIHKLKNNETLNDADWDELEQIFWHEVGTEKEYEAAANGVSLGRFIRGITGLSQEAALAAFSGFLDGQLFTEPQITFVYYIVDWITRWGTLTPEDMKDDEFAGGADIFEIFSDNLDAFRRIRSTIESINSNAIRTAA